GCAGGAAAACTGAAGGAATTTGTATCAACACGTAGCAGAAAACGTGCAACATCCTCCTGCAGGTGGTTGACATTTAACTCTCATTATAAACCAGCACCAAGGAAAACTAGCTGCATTTTCTTACAGTGAATTTAGTGCTATTAGAAATTCACTCcctgtgtaaaaataaataagaggtTCTGTTCACAAGTTTGGgacttattttgaaaaagtaatttaagtctttttgttaaatttcatgttattataaactaaatatttaaggGTTAATTCCATTGTCAGCAacacatattaaaaataaaaatcacattttgtcaaacattgGATTTTACACACCTCAGCTTAGTTTCATTGATATGTTGCAGTCTTCTCTGGAGTGATAATATTTTTAACCAGCTCTTCTCAGGAGAAAGTTATGTCTTTGCAAAGTGCAAAACTGTGTAAGAGTGGCTCATCAagtctttacattttgtgtgcGCAGAGTCAGgctattttgtgttattttaaattaaaatagtcATGGTTGATGGGCTTTTATGTCTAAATATCTATTTTTGGTGAATGTTCCTTTTTTGTTCTGCCATCAATTATATGCCTGTATACCATAAAAAGATTCAAGGTAGAGATGCAAAGAGAAATCAGGGTGTGACGAGCAGAGGTGGGCAGTAACTGGTTACACACTTGTGTATATTTCTAGTAGCTGTTGCGCTGCATCCTACTCACCATactttaaatgttgatttctgaaaCTCTGATTGTTGTCAACAAAAGTGGGTAGTAActatttacatttactcagttataGTTCTTTGTGgggaaaatgtacttttaacaGTATCatggttttacttttacattagcagtattattatgaagtatttctactcttacttttgtattattattccattaataaaatacatatgcCCAACTTTATGTGAAATCATAAAGTTGCACGCAATGTGTGTGTCAAATATTATTGCCTTAGACCAATTATAAAGAAATGAGGAACAAGAATAGTTGGTAACTCTATTCTGTATATTTGTAGGTTGTGAGTCTTCTTTGTGTATGCTCCTTTTTTATagcatgttatttaaaaaacaaaacaaagttggacagaaccagacagaaaacagtATGTTAAGCCTAATTACAGCCTCAAAAGAGACTAAACAGagacttcagtttgttttcttttttacacacatTGTAAAACCAGAGTTTGTAattgttttgtacagtttctgtCTCATTTGTGGGGGTAGAAGGAcagttttatcttttcataTAGACCCATTCagagacatttttcaaattaattaatgtGAAAAGACAGAGCATTTTATTAACAAAGCAGGAAATATATAAGATATCACTGTTTCCAATCTTGCTACATATACTGATGATTTAAGACATTAATGTTGGCTGCATCTGAGCATGGGAAAGTGGAATGaagttctgtcatgtttttaatgtagcCACTTCTTATACACTTCCAGTCTGAATACGGCATGCATACTGGGATTAATGGTGTGGAATCTATAGGGTACTGCTGCGTCAAAACCAGGTACATAACTTGGCTTTGTCgtcttgtttaattatttttttttcacatcaaagGATCAACTGATAAGCTAataatgaaatttaaataataaaagtatgtGTAGTTGGACAGTTAGTCAAATTATTCAGACAGACCATTTTGGcagtttcacttttaatttcaAGCATCCAGCATGCCGATTGAGGTGGGTTTACACCAGCTCTGTTTgatccgctttaatcaaactagACTAGAAATTTTGCGTGGGAGGTGTGAAACGAAAAGCAAGCAAGCAAGGTATGTCAACAGTGGCACAGACGTTTAGTGAATGTGATATGTGAGGGATAATGTTGCAGATTTTATTCCACATGTCCAAAAAAGTACTTTTCCATCTTGTCTTTCCACATCCATAAAacgaaaaacaaacacacagatgtgTTTCACCATCTCTTCTGTGAGGAGAAGGTTGCACTTTAACAGCAAAGTCTTCAATAATGTACAACACCTAAGATGAAACATATAAGGCAAAAGATTTTTCAATTCAATGTTGATTAGTTTCTGGAGTAGCAGATGTTTGCTTTTCACACGAGGACAAGAGAAACATTTCTCTCTAGCAAGCAAAATGAATACTGACAGTTTGTCAGATGCAGCCTTCGTGTCaccaatgaaatatttattaaccTAATTATCTGCAGTAGAGGACAATATAACAATGTACCCATTGATTAAACTTTTCATTATGTTTACCATGTTTATTGTCAGGATTGTTGCTGATATATTCAACATAAAGAACCACTGCTTAGTTTCCAGAGgcttaaatatattataaaactcACAAGGAACGGCTTGTAAGGTGAAGTTGAGCTTGAAAGTTTCCTAGAAGGCAAAATACATTCAGGACAGCATAGCTGTTAGTGTAATTAGTTGCTGGTTCACataagtgtttattttgtttttttacattttctttatttaaaacactgtCTTGACCTGTCAAACCACAATCATCTTTGGGactaatatttctattttgacATGAGTTCCTTGAGGAAccaatttcaatttaattcaacaaGGTACAGCTGGCTGAATAGTTCTTGGTGCGGCGCCCCCAAAAGCGACGGGGGGGGAGaggtttttcagttagttttagtcgtttgacacagtgcagtgtgaatgcGAATCCAgagttctgaaaatgtaacaaatgttgcaattttagtccccaatcaaaccgagtctaccagactatctgGTCTGAATACACCCTAAATCTGTTTCttccaaaaaatttaattgatatTTCAGCCAGTAAAACATCAACAGCAATAGTGGCATTTTAAGATGTTAATAAGCGAAGAGCCTCATGAAGcctttgagagagagagatggacaATCCAATAAAGTTATTTTCCACAGAGCTGCTGTAGCCTGGAAATTTCATAACATTCAGTAAATGAGGCCAAACCGCCAAAGCCATTTACAGCTGTGACTGAGGAAGAACCGAGGCGCATTATGCACCTGATTGTTCagattaatgaacatttaaaatctctttatgAATAATATGTGGGCCAGGGAGGATGGAGAAGTCGTGTCCATGAGGCAGTAAAATGGCACACATGTACATCAGAGGGGAATAAACGCTGTCACCTCGAATGAGCCTCGCACCAACCACATCCACGTTGCTCCCGCTGAGGGGTCTGCGTCGAATCTGTGTCACACATGGTGTGAAACCGAGGCTGTTTGAAGCAAAGCCTCGGGACAGAGATCACACTCCAGCATGAAACAGGGTTTTGTAAAAGAGGGGCAGGGAACGCTGAAGGTTTCAAGGCCAGTAAAGAGATTTCCTGCTGAGGAAACAGAATAGCTCTGACGCCCAGGAGCTAATCACTGAGCGCTAATAGATTCAATCTGCCCTGACAGACAATTCCCCATCCGAACATGACAGACTCCTCCTCAGTTCACTTCCAACTGGAACAGACATCCTGCATTTGAACATTTCTAACAAATATTACATCCTACAGCGTTGTCGCTGAGTGTAAAGTTTTATCAAATTCTTTCAAAATATCAGTACTTGTAGGTTTAAGCCTAGAACTtgctaaaatgtaattttgcatACTTGaatcctttaaaaataatctttttctaACCAAATCTCAGAAGTCTCATTGCACAACGAGAAGCAACGAGAAGCTGATGCAATCAGAACAAAGATTTTGCTTTCTGGCCGCCCACGTTCCAGCAGAGACCGGACTGAAGCTTTTCATCCAGCTGCACAAGGAATGCTGGATGCACGCTGCAAAAATAGACTGAAGTATCAGccgttttaaataatttaagtttgTTGTGGCTGTTATTGACTTGAGAGAAATATGAgctttcattttactttttccttcccaTGAAACTGCTGTTATGATTagtgtaggattttttttcccccccgctTTTATTTGTGACACAAAGGACTCCCGGAATGTGACATTATTCTCTTCTCAGGTCATGCACAGAGTAACCTTCAGTGTATTGTGTTTTGGCAGCAGAATAACTTTGCTTTCTCTACAGACGCAAGATTAAAACCATAAGGACAAAGAGAACTCATTTCAACAATCttgaaaccttttcttttaaatctttgtaTCTTCAGTTACTCAGATATGTTACCTGTGACTTAATGATGcgttttttaaatgaatcatgtgtaaattatatatgtatatataaatatgtgaccatttttatgtttgcataaaaatgttgttttgatatGTCAAAGACTTTATAGGATATGTgattcattgtaaaaaaaatatatttcctgttTAGTAGGAATAAACAAATACAACCATATTCAATAAGTTAGAATattagcaaaacatttatttcagtaactacATACATAATGTAGAAGTTTATAATATTGATACTATAATATTGATATTGACATTTGGTTTCTGTATTGAATCTGTAGTAGCCTAGAAAGACTGacactttagtttcagatttcatcttaaaattttgttttatttttgtgttgttgtttcttaacTCTACCTCCAAtcaaattgttttgatttactctcaaattctaatattttgagcttaagaaaagaaaaaaggcataaaaatcATGTCAATATGTTATTCAAGTATTTTGTACATGCCTATAAACTTTGTCCAAACAAATAACAAAGGAAAAACTTACAAAACCACCTGAAAGTcagaagtttgaaaacttaaattaaagGCATTCTGATGTTGGGTGATTTTGTCAAAACAGTTTTCCATTTCCCTGGTGTTCTGAGAGAGACAAAAATTAGTTGTGATATTTCCCGGCACTGGAAACAGAGGTGAGGTGCAGGCGGTTGCTGCCAGCATGTGTCTCATATATCAGGAGACTCTGATAGTTTTGGCCACaagctggaaatgttttattggttacagcaagagtaaaaaaaactccacaacTGTATGTCTGTTTTCCTCCTTCCATGTATAATCCCATTTCCCAGAGGAGGAGTTAGACATCAGGcatgaataaactttttttcccctcagggTCTTGGGAAAGGTCTGTGGCAATCTTTGGACTTTCAAAGTTTGAATCAgttgaagaaacatttcaagaatattcattcattattcACGTCAAACATATTCTGATCTTTTATggtttgtctttctgtttttgttggtttggtttcttatttatgtttcttgtgagtaaaaaccttgaaatatagatttgtttgaataataaatatattttctggaATACAGTAATATCTCCAGggaatttttttccagaaggcTTTCGATAACTTGTTGGTAGAGACAATTTATAGCGCTATAGTGTTGATGAAtatcctgttttttgtttgttttgtgacttTTACAACAAATTATTCTTTGAAAATTCAAACACATATTCTTAGaaatcatttataaaatattcaaaagaaaaagcagctttgAAAGGAGAAATGTATACTTGGGATGTTActgacatgctattggctggcGTTGGCAAAGCAGCCAATCGATGAGCGGTATTCGTTTTCCTTGCCGTTGATTGGCTGCACTTCTAAGCGCGGATATAAGGAAGACCGTGGATGTTACCTTCTGCAAAAGTACCAAGATGCTTTCCCCTATGCGTATCAAGGTAATAAATTTGATGTTTGAacgattaaaataaaaagttgtaataaGTGTTTTTAGAAGGGGTATCAAGTATTCACGCATTTTAGCTATTTGCTGTGATCCCTAACACCTGCGAATACTTTAGTATAATCAATAACACGTACTTTATATTTATTCTCCCCAACCTAGTAATTGTCTCTTATTTGCATGAAGTTGCTAATggcattttgcaaaaataacaaaaatgcagcTCTTTTAGACCCAGAATAACTCAAAGAAAACGAGTTCAtagtttttaaacaaagcaatattaatgtttagtttatttcattCACAATGCTTTCCTAGAGTCTATCATGTTGTTGGGTTTAATACCTCAATAAGTAGAATTAGATACTAGTGTTTGTGTCATTTGTAGTATTTGTTATGTTTGAgctgaaatttaaagaaatatcttTAACTAGTCcgacatgtttgtatttttaggcTTGGGATTAGGATGGTTTCTGTCTCACCTTTTAATGTATGTGGAAAAAGCTTTACGTCTGATTGAGTATTTGCTTCCCCCAGCCCGTCAGACAGCAAACATGCATCTTACAAGAACAAAAGGAAAGCCAGTCTGCTCTTTACTGGTAATGccactaaaaaaacatttagacaacAGCGTTGAAACAACAAACGAGACGAAAACAATGCCCCTTACTTTTATTAGACCATTATTaactcttcctgctgctaaTATCTGCTCCTGATTCAATCAGTATACAGCTTGTTATTCTGTGCAGCAGATCCTAATGAACTTTCTGCAATTTGGCTCCTGATTAGCATCTAAATTATCTGATGAACTACTTTATAATCAAGAATCATCAACCACAGATTTATCCACCcaggactttttttcccccagttatttattttcagcgGAGCTGGTGTTACCTTTTGAAACCATggttaatttactttttaattcacAATTTTGCACAACCTATACTGTTAacctattttgtaaaatatactgaagctaaaacattccagtttttataaacttattttaatatttttagccTTATATCTGCTTGCTTTGGCAGCCTGACATTGTTTAAGAGGATTTCTTGTCTTCTCTTTGCAGTATTTGAACTGGCAGAGTTCCTCTTTGTATATCTGAGGAGTTTACATTCTTCTCTATGGGGGTAAGTGCCACATCTGAGCTGTGCACCCCATGATCCAGGCTTTACGCCCACTCAGCCCAAGCCTGCTCACTGTGGAAAGCCCACAGAGTTGTTCAGACTGAGTCAATAGTGAGCAAGCGTGATCTGCAAGTTTCATCTAATTAAATCTAGTTTCATGTGTAATTGTGTGCCTCTACGAAGCCTCTGTAGGTTGagttattgttttgttattgaaGGGTAATATGGATGTTtatgctggtgtgtgtgtgcgtgtgcgtgtgtgtgtgagaacacTCTACACACTGCTGCTGAAAAACCACCACGATGCATCCTGGAGAGCATCATTCATCGCAGCTCTTCGCCACCTGCGTGGCCTCTGACAGCTCCCACTCCTTATTATGCTGAACAATGAAAACTGCCACAACAATATAGCAGAAATTTATgcaaacataaagcaaaaaacaactGTGTCCTGTCTTGTTTGTGCAATCCAGACAGCAAAAGTGTTAGAAAGACAGGTGCATGAGTTACTGCACTGAAGAAAAATGCTGTATTTTAGTCAGATATCTACTATCTTTTTCCTCTCTACACAAAGTCCTGTAAATGTGGATCAATAATTTAACTTCATCATCTATTAAACTTGCAAATACCTGTTATAAGTTAACTTTTTAggtctattatttatttttatttttgtaattgatttggtgttaatttttctcaaaagtCCAGTGCtgaatgtcataaaaaaaatcataaacactGTTTATAAAACAAGGTTATTTACTTTGTCTGCAAGCTCATGTACAGATAAACTCAAAATTACTGcagatttcatttttgaatgactttcattcaaccaaaaatgtttatttctggtgCTTGTATgtctcaaaagaaaataaaactatatcAGAAGAgcatcagtcaaaaaaaaaaaaaaaacatatttactttaCTTCTAGTAAAACTGttgattaaagttttaaaaaattatttaaaccaaaatCTGCAAGAAGTGTGAATAATCTTGACCTTaactataaattatttttcaatacATAGTGAAGTAAAAAGCAACAGGAATCTAATAAGAGTTTTTCGctacaaacaaaaagtaattgAGACAGAAAATGGTTGCATGaacacattgttttaaaaatgaataatgaaaaaaataaaataaaaaatcaacaacaaaattacagcaagtttatttaatgtctgagattaaatatttaataaaatattaactgttTTGAAACAgagtttttactttcaaaacataaagatttttattctcttctgCAAATTGTTTAATTGAAAACTCTTCCAAGtagcacattttattgtttaagcaTCCATAGATTATATTCTGCAGTTTAATACATATTCCACAAAGGTTTTATATCagtcatcaaaaacataactggCATCTGGTTGAGGTGAATAATCCCATAAAAATGCTTCATGTTAATTTGTCACAAAATCAACAGAGATCACGTTTTCCTGACTCTAATAGGACTAATGAGATCCTTCATGTTTGCGGTTTGAGAGACAAATAGAGCAATTAGTATCATGTgctttcactgaaaaaaaagcacagatgtTTCCttctaataaaattaatctAGTCCACTGAGGGTTAAGAGATGTCTggttaaaaaaggcaaaatgttttagcaaatatttttccagataaacATAAAGCTTTTTCATATGACATTATGTACTTTAATCAGCAAGCAAACAGATAAGATTACTCTACTCAttacaactgaaataaaatattaaaactcttCTCTGTAGAAAtagtggggagaaaaaaaaatctgcaatcgTTTCTTTTCTTCCACCAGCAACGGCGCCATCTTGTGTTGCTTTTCCGCCACAGCCTCAGAGAGTTTTGTCACATCCCTGCTGCCTGCTGGGGATCATCCGGGTCACGTCGATGTTGTTGGTGGCGAAGGTCTCCCTGGCCTTCTCCACGGTGGCGTCCGGCAGGCTCCGGGTGCGGCCCAGGATCCAGGCGAAGTCCACATGGAAGAGCCTGAGGACGTCGGTGCAGGAGTACACCAGGGCAAAGTTCACGTAGTCAGTGGACAGGATCCAGTAAGGGGAGTAAGGGAGGACTACATTGAATAGACACAGAGAGTAAAAGTCAAAGGTCAGGACATAAACAAGAAGTGATCATTTTTACTCCCATGTATTCCCGCTGACCGTAGGAGTAGGTTATTCCCAGTTTAGCTGGATTCTTTGGATCCTCTATCACTCCGGTCCCCACGATTTTCCTCACCTCTCCTTTTCtgacgcacacaaacacacacacagagttttTACGCAGCACTAAACAGTGCCAACAAGCGCCTCCTGACACATTTCCACAATTTTCCCGCTCGCAGTGGCTCACAGTATTTCCGAGCTGACCACTCGAATGGAGTTGTCCGTCGTCAGAGTGAAATTGGTCTCGATGCAGCGGCCCTTCTCAAACTGGGCCGGCAGCTTGGCAATTTCGAACCATCTCCCCATGAACTGCGAGGGCCAGGGACACACGGGTTCAGAGGCAATTTAGAGCGGCGTGAGAGGAGACTATGAATAAATCTGCATACTGTAATGGGTTTACAGAAACATGCGACAGGTTAGCTTTCAGGCCCGCTCTGTATCTGCAGTGGAAAGTCATTAAGTACTCTGCATTctcgtttttcttttctcctcaaGGACAATATACTACAGAATATCTTAGTTACTCTGCACTTAAGCATCACTTCATGTTGTATTTCAGTTAAATAGTAGTTTGTGCACTGCTTGAGAACAGGTAAAATGATAAGATGTTGCTTCTTTGTGATAAAATAGGAGAAATGCATtaactattttcattttgaaatactGAATATGCATTGTTCAATCTTATTGTTCATCTtatttaatgcaattttaatACGTATCCCTTTACCACAATgagcttttgttatttttaaaaattgcagatAAATGCATTCCAGGCATTTTGTAATGTGAAGCATTACTTGTAAAATTTTAacatgcaataataataatttctcaGTTTCGACAGCGAGTAGAtttgcacaaatgttttaaattcactttttcaaaaaggttttaaaaatattaacacctCTAATATTTGCTCTATTGTAAAATGATTGTAAAAGACACCTGGATAAagttttgcaatatttttaatgcTAATTGGGTcattcaaagacattttggacTCAGGTTGGAATCCTCTGTTACCTGTTTAAGGATGAAGGCGGGCTGGACTTCTGGTTCTGGACACGGACCCCAGTGGGGAACCTGAGCCCGAATGATGGGGATAAGAAGCACAAAAATTGAAGCCAGAAACACCCTCATGGTAAGAGCAGGCTGGTTACctgcagaaaagcagcaaaagctGCTGTTATTCAGTTCCGTTCTGCAAACAtcccacattttaaaaacaataaaggatTGTTTAAATTAGTCAGAGAAAGTACGTTTATCTTACCGGTCTCTGTTCTTTGTGGAACCGTGTTCTCTCCTCAGAGATCTCAGGGTTTGACTCAGAGATGTTGTTCTCCACAAAGTTTTTGCCCATCTCTGAAATCAATGAGattctttgtctttctccaGTTTTATTACCGGCGCGAAGTCGGTTATTACCAAATCAGAGTCATGGGTGACGCTCCAGCAGGAATGTCACAAAGTTATCAGAAGCTTCTGCTGCTTGAGGTGGGCTGCAATGGGAACTTGTGCTTTTCTTGTTCTcatctttcagatttttccacTGATTTATCTACAGTCAGAAGTGTGGATACCCCCATTATGTAACCAGGTTTCTTTCAGtcatttcaaagattttttttcatgttcaagGTGAGGTAAATTCAAAAAtcctttattaatcccaaagggaaactaagtgttgttgtaactcattaatttagattcttcaaagagttattgaagGTCATAATGGCTGCTGGCCTTTTCCGCAGCAGTCTGTACTGCACTGAATATGAAAATGCCTCTGACTGAAAATGCTCTGCTTTATCAAGACAGTTTAGTGAAGAGGATGGTCATGtttaattcaactgaaaaacaaatgtcaaaaatataaacCTTTTAGTAGCCTGGTTGCTTTTGTGGTCACGTTCTTAAgatacactttttaaaactctttaagaTTCAAGTTTAACATTTAGTCCTTTTCAGTTCAGTAGTCCAAAATTGAGTTTACTCTGATCTGCTCATCTACACTTGGCCAAAGATGGTTTG
This is a stretch of genomic DNA from Gambusia affinis linkage group LG12, SWU_Gaff_1.0, whole genome shotgun sequence. It encodes these proteins:
- the apoda.1 gene encoding apolipoprotein Da, duplicate 1, giving the protein MRVFLASIFVLLIPIIRAQVPHWGPCPEPEVQPAFILKQFMGRWFEIAKLPAQFEKGRCIETNFTLTTDNSIRVVSSEILKGEVRKIVGTGVIEDPKNPAKLGITYSYVLPYSPYWILSTDYVNFALVYSCTDVLRLFHVDFAWILGRTRSLPDATVEKARETFATNNIDVTRMIPSRQQGCDKTL